In Apteryx mantelli isolate bAptMan1 chromosome 33, bAptMan1.hap1, whole genome shotgun sequence, the DNA window gcttttcccctccctccccgcagccaCTTCCATCCTGAAGCGGCAGAAGCAGCTGCGCCGGAAGAACGTGCGCTTCGACCAGGTGACCGTGTACTACTTCGCCCGCCGCCAGGGCTTCACCAGCGTGCCCAGCCAGGGCGGCAGCTCCCTGGGCATGGCGCAGCGCCACAACTCCGTCCGCAGGTACACGCTCTGCGAGTTCGCTCAGGAGCAGGAGGTGAATCACCGGGAAATCCTCCGGGAGCACCTCAAGGAAGAGAAGCTCCACGCCAAAAAGATGAAGGTACCGCCGagggggcgccgccggcccggggcaGCGTCAGCCGCTTCGCGGGGTGGTCGCGAAACCTGGCAGCTGGAAAACTCCCTCCCAGGCTTGGGCAGAGTTTAGTCGCAGGCCGAGCAGGAGAGAGATCTAGTCCTGGCCTTTGGGCACCAACTGGGACAGCTTTACTGGAGTctgttccttcctttttcctttttttcctttttttctttccccaatctctctctttttgtcgCTGCCCGCGTGCCGTGCCCGCCCGGCTCGGAGCGCCTGCGGTGCCGCTCCGATCGCGGCTGCCTCACCGGAGATCTCCGGCGAAACCCCTCCGGGTCGTCGCTCTGCGATCCCGGCCTGGGAGGAGGCACCGAGGTTGCGTCTGGGGACGGGGGGAGCTCTGGGGTGGCGCTGCCTGTTTTCCGAGCGGTCCCGACTCCAGGTGCCCGGCGTTCGCCCTTGGGCGTTGCCTGGAGCCGGGGCTTTGCTCAGCCTGGATGCGCTCGGCTGCAAAGCTCGGCTGCAAAGCTCGTCTTTAATCAGGCTGCGGCTGTCATGGCAACCCGCTTGGCAAAGGGACGCGAATCCAGCCGGCCGCCTCGCTGCTgggatttgggcttttttttttttttttttttaatataggccTCCGCAGCGGCTCCTCGCGCTGCTGCCAACGGAGCCGTGCGAGCCGGGGCGAGAGGCGGCCCTCGCGGCTGGATTTCGGTGGGCCCGGCCAAGccggggagcagggagagggcggAACCGGCGGTCCGCGAAAGCGCTACCGCTGTCACGGAGCCGGCGGGCTCATCGCTGGGAGATTTAACTAGGtggttttttttgaagtgttGGTTTTTTggaggtttgtttgctttttgttttttttttcctcctttttcctgaCGTAGAGCTTTGGGCTGTAGCTTGCCGCTACCCCGAGGGGCTCCGTTTTGGGGTgcgcccggggctggcggcgTGGGAGACGGGGAGCGCGGAGGTGGGCACCGGAGGGCCGGCGAGCAGAGCGGCCGGCTCGACGGAGGCTCCCCGTGTGTCCTCGCGGCCCCGCTTCGGGCCAGGGACTTGCGTTCCTGGAGCGCGAACGTGGGGGCAGcgtggggaggaagggacagagcttAAGGCACCTTCCCGCACCCGGATATGTTTTTCCGTGGGAGCTGGATCCGGACCCTTCGTCGCGTTTGAACCTCGTTTCGATTGGGGGCCGCGAGGATGCTCCGCAGCCCGTAGCCGTGCTgccgctgctccgctccgctcctctccCGGGGCCCTGGTATTTTAGGAAACGGTGACCTGCTTTTATCTTGCCGTTCGCAGGGCGCCGTAACGGAGGGAAGACGGCAGAGGGACTCTCTGCTCGGagctcttttccttccccccctcccaaacCCCTTCTCCTGTAAACTGCTGTGAGCCCCAGCATGGCTGGAGGCTGGTCGCGCGGCGGGGACAGCGCGGTCCTTCCTGCGGGATCCTTCCTGTGGGATCCTTCCCGCGGGCTCTGCAACGCGATGGGGCTCGGCCGCCTCGCAGCCCCACTCGTCGAAGCGAGGGCTTCGCCCCTCGGCCTTGGGGACGAAGGAAGGCTCCGAAGCGGCCGCGTCGGAGGGCAGGCGGGCGGTTGGGGACGGTGTCGTTGCCCCCTGAGGGAAGCAGGAGACAGACGGAGGGACGTTCTCCTCCACAGCATCCGAATCGTCCCTCTCGTGCCGCGTCGCCGGGGGCGGGCAGCCCCCCGGCGGAGCTGGGGCCCAGGCGGGCGCTAActctgccccactgccccacagcTCACCAAGAACGGCACCGTCGAGTCCGAGGAGGCAGACGGCCTCACGCTGGAGGACGTGTCGGACGACGACATCGATGTGGAGAACGTGGAAGTAGACGACTACTTCTTCCTGCAGCCGCTGcccaccaagcggcgccgggccCTGCTCCGAGCCTCCGGCGTCCACCGCATCGACGCTGAGGAGAAGCAGGAGTTGCGGGCCATCCGCCTGTCGCGGGAGGAGTGCGGCTGCGACTGTCGCCTGTACTGCGATCCGGAGGCCTGCGCCTGCAGCCAGGCGGGGATCAAATGCCAGGTGAGTTGGGACGGCACCGGAGAGCGTCGAAGCTTGGCCTGGCGGCTGCCAGACTCCATCAAGCCTCATCCTCCTGGCTGGGCTAGTCGCAGCTTTGGTGCCGGCGTGCTCAGACTCTCCTTGGGGTCTTCCTGGCACCCAGCTTGCAGGAAGGGGTTGAGAAGGGATCGGAGGAGAGAGACCTGCAGCTCTCGCCTTGCTCTGGAGGCCACCCTTGGGCACGGTGGTCCAGAAAACGCAGAGGGCAGATGTCCCCCTCGTGCATGCTCCTCCTGATGAAGGCATGAGCGCGTGGGTCCTCgtgctgccatccctctgctgcaACATCTCCCGTCTCCCTCCCTGCCAGGTGGATCGCATGTCCTTCCCCTGCGGCTGCTCCAGGGACGGCTGCGGGAACATGGCCGGCCGGATCGAATTCAATCCCATCCGGGTGCGGACTCACTACCTCCACACCATCATGAAACTGGAGCTGGAGAACAAGCGCCAAGGCGCGCGGCCCCAGGCCCCGGAAGAGGAGTCCGCTCACGGCTCCGGCAGCGACTGGCTGGGCACGCAGTCTTCGGAGACGCAGGACTTCCAGGAGTTCATGGCGGAGAACGAGACGGCCGTCATGCACCTGCAGACGGCGGAGGAGCTGGAGAGGCTCAAGGCTGAAGAAGACTCCAGCAACGGCTCCAGCGTGGAGAGCCTGGGCGTTTGCATCCTCGAGGAACCTCTGGCCGTGCCCGAGGGCTTGTGCCCAGGCCTCAGCGCTCCGATCCTCATCCAAGCCCAGCTCCCCCCGGGCTCATCCGTCCTGTGCTTCACGGACAGCCCGGAGCAGGCGACCTCGGCGGCGGGCGACCAGCCCTACTTGAACAATGCGCCCGTGGTCTACTACCAAGTGGAGCAGAGGTCCGTGCTGGGAGCGAAGGGCGAGAGCGGCACAGAGGAGCTGCAGGCGCCCTCCTCGTACGCGAGCGAGAAGGATCTCGGCATCATCTCCGTCCCCGTGGCCTCGCTGGTGACTTGCAgccgcgccgcggctccgggcAAGGGCGAAGCAGCCAAAGTCACTGCCTTGTCCTCGGAGGCTCCTCCGTCTCCTGAGAGCCGCCGAGCGGCGGCCGCTcctcccttctgcacaaactctCCGTGCcccgagccggagccggagccggcgccGGAGCGAGCCTGCGAGCTGCCCTCCGCGGAGGAGCGGGCTCTGGGGTCCGCCCTGGCCGTGTGACCAGCCCTGGGACCGTCGGTGCTCCTTGCTCCGCTCTCTATTTATTGACGATATTTTATGGAGCGGCACTGGCCGCTCGAGGTTATTTAattgcggggggtggggggagagcggGGGCTGCTCTGTACAGACAATTTTAAACGAATCTCGAGGCTACGGGTGAAGGCGGCTCCTCGTGTTTAAGGCTGGAAGTACCGGAGCGGGAGCCGGCCGGCCGGGCAGCTCTTCCCCAGGGACCGCGCCGTGCGATTACATCTCCTAGAAGCAATAGCGCGAAGCCGCCTCTCGCTCTCATCCCTCCCCGCTTCCAGCGCCGACTCTCAACCGCGTTCGCCTGGCGGTGTCTCCGTCTCCATCCCGCTTCTCGCCCCAGGCAAAGCTGCCGACGCTCCTGCGGGTGCGTCCGCCGGGACGCCTCGTCCGTGCGGTCCTCGGCTCTCCGTTCCGCCTCTCCCTCACCCACGAGGGACGGTTTTCCCCAGCCCAGCTGTCATCCGCGATCACCCGGTCGCTCTCCGCATGCCGCCATCCTCCAGAAACGCCCCTGACCTGGAGCCTCTTGCTTCTCACGGTAGCTTTTTTCCCGGCGCGCTCCGCCGTCCTCTGCTCCCGCTGCCCTGCCGGCTCTGCGGATGGGCTGGCAGCACCCTCGCCTTCCCGGTttgcttggtttttttgtttttttttgttttaacaaacaAAGACTTTTTCTAACGTGCTGAATGTTTACCGGGCCTTGTCGCAAACCGGTGGCTCCAAGCGCTGCTGCAGCCCCTCCGCTccggctctgccccgccggccgccccggcaggCTCCTGCCTCCTCGGCGAGGGCAAGGACGGGTTGGGAGAGCCGGCGGATGGCGATGCCGCCTGCAGCTTCGCACGCACACGCTAGTGATCTCCCTTTAATTGCACAAGAGGGGTGAGAACGTGGCCCACAAACTcttctagaaagcttttttttctttctgtcttttttttttcctctttttttttttaaccacctaGTTGCTTTTAATAATAACCCGGTCCTGGCTTGATCTACGCTAGAGCGCGGGAGGATCCGATGTACTGGAACCGCAGCACCGGGCGGCCGCGTGAGGCCGGTTTTGAAGAATTCGACCCCTTCCTTGCCGAGACTGCGGCCGCAGCCCAGTCTGCGGGTGGACGATACGGTTGTGACGAAGAGCCCCACGTCCCGCGAGCGGGTTGGCGCATCCCCGCGCTCCGGCCTCGAGCGACGGCCCCGGCAAATGCGGACTTCAGGCTGCCGCGGTTCCTGTCTTAACAGCAGCGTCGCCCCCCTGCCAGGCAGTAAAAGCACTTTTCGGCCTCCCGGGCGTTCCCGTTGGATCCTCGAGAGCTGCGGCGCGGACGTCCGCTTCGCCTCTTGCTGAAACCAGCTGCACCTAGTTGCATTTCTCTGCGCTGTatttcggggtggggggggcaggacCCGGCGAGACTGGTGCGGCGCTTCCGCGGGGAGCAAAACCCCCTTTGCCCCTCGCAAATGGTTTTAAGCTCGGCCCCGCGGTGCTGCCGGGACGGCGCCCTCGAGTCGGGCAGCGCGACgcgctccgcggggccggggaAGGTcctgcccccgggcccggctccgccGCGCTGCACGGACCCCGCTCTTGCTCCAGCCTTCACCATCTGACCAACGGCCCCCGGCCCAAGGGAAGCGTCCGCCTGCCTCCCCCACGGTTACGGACTCGGACTGCGCTCCGGCCGAACGGGTTTCTCCAGTTGACGACActtgacagagaaggagaagtgACGACGGGGGGCGCGAAGAGCCGCTGCCGCGCTCCGCGGGGCCGAGAAGGT includes these proteins:
- the CSRNP2 gene encoding cysteine/serine-rich nuclear protein 2 isoform X2, whose translation is MDAVASASLKRKFEDVDVGSPGSNSDDEISNSDSADSCDSVNPPSSAGFIPTSILKRQKQLRRKNVRFDQVTVYYFARRQGFTSVPSQGGSSLGMAQRHNSVRRYTLCEFAQEQEVNHREILREHLKEEKLHAKKMKLTKNGTVESEEADGLTLEDVSDDDIDVENVEVDDYFFLQPLPTKRRRALLRASGVHRIDAEEKQELRAIRLSREECGCDCRLYCDPEACACSQAGIKCQVDRMSFPCGCSRDGCGNMAGRIEFNPIRVRTHYLHTIMKLELENKRQGARPQAPEEESAHGSGSDWLGTQSSETQDFQEFMAENETAVMHLQTAEELERLKAEEDSSNGSSVESLGVCILEEPLAVPEGLCPGLSAPILIQAQLPPGSSVLCFTDSPEQATSAAGDQPYLNNAPVVYYQVEQRSVLGAKGESGTEELQAPSSYASEKDLGIISVPVASLVTCSRAAAPGKGEAAKVTALSSEAPPSPESRRAAAAPPFCTNSPCPEPEPEPAPERACELPSAEERALGSALAV
- the CSRNP2 gene encoding cysteine/serine-rich nuclear protein 2 isoform X1 produces the protein MGKVPGKPPWGWRGKPRGKPLAPSRSPALHASPSPMDAVASASLKRKFEDVDVGSPGSNSDDEISNSDSADSCDSVNPPSSAGFIPTSILKRQKQLRRKNVRFDQVTVYYFARRQGFTSVPSQGGSSLGMAQRHNSVRRYTLCEFAQEQEVNHREILREHLKEEKLHAKKMKLTKNGTVESEEADGLTLEDVSDDDIDVENVEVDDYFFLQPLPTKRRRALLRASGVHRIDAEEKQELRAIRLSREECGCDCRLYCDPEACACSQAGIKCQVDRMSFPCGCSRDGCGNMAGRIEFNPIRVRTHYLHTIMKLELENKRQGARPQAPEEESAHGSGSDWLGTQSSETQDFQEFMAENETAVMHLQTAEELERLKAEEDSSNGSSVESLGVCILEEPLAVPEGLCPGLSAPILIQAQLPPGSSVLCFTDSPEQATSAAGDQPYLNNAPVVYYQVEQRSVLGAKGESGTEELQAPSSYASEKDLGIISVPVASLVTCSRAAAPGKGEAAKVTALSSEAPPSPESRRAAAAPPFCTNSPCPEPEPEPAPERACELPSAEERALGSALAV